The Syngnathus typhle isolate RoL2023-S1 ecotype Sweden linkage group LG1, RoL_Styp_1.0, whole genome shotgun sequence genome includes a window with the following:
- the LOC133155377 gene encoding rap guanine nucleotide exchange factor 2-like isoform X1, whose translation MKMASYVDNSFREAVMMNPADRTQQDLEIVYSYLHGMEALSNLREHQLRIMCETVRYERHEANEVLYYPDDIGSCWYILLSGSVFIKESMFLPRSSFGKRSAGSLRRGCECIVLEPSEMIVVDYMDENEEYFQRQASHRQSRRRFRKINQKGERQTIIDTVDPYPAGKPPMARGYRTLPADFSRLHLADGLHPQVTHVSSSHSGCSITSDSGSSSLSDIYQATENESGDMDLSGLPETAVDSEEDDDEEDIERASDPLMSRDIVRDCLEKDPMDRTDDDIEQLLEFMHQLPAFANMTMSVRRELCAVMVFAVVERAGTIVLNDGEELDSWSVILNGSVEVTYPEGRTEILCMGNSFGVSPTMEKEYMKGAMKTKVDDCQFVCIAQQDYCCILNQVEKNMQKVEEEGEIVMVKEHRELDRTGTRKGHIVIKGTPERLTMHLVEEHSVVDPTYIEDFLLTYRTFLSSPMVVGKKLLEWFHDPSLRDKVTRVVLLWVNNHFNDFEGDAAMTHFLEEFENNLEREKMCGHLRLLNIACAAKAKPRLVTLTKASREADLAFSLLGGQDKGFRVFIDAVEAGSKAAEAGLKRGDQILEVNGQNFENVQLSKANEILKNNTHLSITVKTNLLVFKELLTRPEQELHADVDGEDEHDRKNGAPHLPKIGDIKKASRYSIPDLAVDVEQVMGLEKASKKVKSNSVGGRNKLKKIFDKTLTSILPPKPYNDVCVGQSQDDSIVGMKQSKQIPPALPVSGNLSSSNPDLLQSHHRILDFSNQPVPVNLNMSDQVLRVFKADQQSRYIMIGKDTTAKEVVAQAIREFALTAAPEAYSLCEVSVTPEGVIKQRRLPDQLSKLADRIQLSGRYYLKSNMETETLCSDEDAQDLLREGQISLLQLSTVEVATQLSMRAFQLFCAIEPTEYIDDLFKLRPKAGGAASLKRFEEAINHETFWVATEVTREANQLKRMKTIKHFIKIALHCRECKNFNSMFAIISGLNLAPVSRLRGTWEKLPSKYEKLFGDLQDLFDPSRNMAKYRNVLNNQNLQPPIIPLFPVIKKDLTFLHEGNDSKVDGLVNFEKLRMIAKEIRHVGRMASVNMDPNLMFRTRKKKWRSLGSLSQGSANAAVLDVNQAGGHRKRVRRSSFLNAKKLYEDAQMARKVKQYLGNLSLETNEESLQTLSLQCEPSVSTLPKNSGVRRADTSPVVSRAASQQRGQLAKGSQALQVPAVALYPSRKKVPVKDLPPFGTSSPHSLKKILSLSEEASERHRRHPDDATASNATSQLSSPPGSPQSSPKKGFNRIGDSYSDCSQSGMSSRSSLLSNLSFEDERRLRHSGGVGESHVGGMRLERRAATDPDQYSLGSYSSMQDCRGIYVGCPTVLSSPSSEELTQDQGDRVSLDAADSGRGSWTSCSSGSHDNIQTMQQGRSWETLAFSGGLPPVGGPEALLWAAQTRGSWASAGSSSSSSAAYWGEDSEGDTGTIKRRGGKDVNADAETSSITSTGSEEAKQTGRPSPVTVACKGLLSRKEGRYREPPPTPPGYTALTISDLADGQSAPPPGPNSTTSATPTSRRPPDYTTALQRSRMITQSPDSQAHQAASKQRTSNLRCVRDDDDEAAAEAEEEEGESPKLVALRKPRAQRTPRPPRP comes from the exons TTTCGGCAAGCGATCGGCAGGCAGTCTGAGGCGTGGATGTGAGTGCATCGTCCTGGAACCATCCGAGATGATTGTG GTGGACTATATGGATGAGAATGAGGAGTACTTTCAGAGACAAGCCTCCCACCGCCAGTCCCGCCGCCGCTTTCGGAAGATCAACCAGAAAGGCGAACGgcagaccatcattgacacaGTGGATCCGTACCCCGCCGGGAAGCCGCCCATGGCCCGGGGCTACCGCACG ttacCCGCAGACTTCAGCCGACTTCATCTGGCCGACGGCTTGCACCCACAGGTGACGCACGTGTCCTCCAGCCACTCAGGATGTAGTATCACCAGCGACTCGGGAAGCAGCAGCCTGTCTGATATCTATCAG GCCACCGAGAACGAATCGGGTGACATGGACCTGAGCGGCCTGCCTGAGACTGCCGTCGACTCTGAGGAGGATGACGATGAAGAAGACATTGAGCGAGCGTCAGACCCTCTCATGAGCCGGGACATTGTCCGAGACTGCCTGGAGAAGGACCCCATGGACAGGACGGATGACGACATAG AGCAATTACTGGAGTTCATGCATCAGCTGCCGGCCTTCGCCAACATGACCATGTCAGTGCGGCGTGAACTGTGTGCCGTCATGGTGTTCGCAGTGGTTGAGCGCGCCGGTACCATTGTTCTCAACGACGGCGAGGAG CTCGACTCTTGGTCCGTGATTTTGAACGGCTCCGTGGAGGTGACATACCCCGAGGGGCGCACGGAGATCCTGTGCATGGGCAACAGTTTTGGGGTGTCGCCCACCATGGAGAAGGAGTACATGAAGGGGGCCATGAAGACCAAGGTGGACGACTGCCAG tttgtgTGCATAGCCCAGCAAGACTACTGCTGCATCCTGAACCAAGTGGAGAAGAACATGCAGAAGGTGGAAGAGGAAGGCGAGATCGTCATGGTCAAGGAGCACAGAGAACTGGACCGAACCGGCACCAGGAAAGGACACATAGTCATCAAG GGCACTCCGGAGCGTCTGACCATGCACCTGGTGGAGGAGCACTCGGTGGTTGATCCTACCTACATTGAGGACTTCCTTTTGACGTACAGGACATTCCTATCCAGCCCTATGGTGGTGGGCAAGAAGTTGCTGGAGTGGTTCCACGACCCCAGTCTCAGGGACAAG gtCACACGGGTGGTTTTGTTGTGGGTGAATAACCACTTCAATGATTTTGAGGGTGACGCTGCAATGACTCACTTCCTGGAGGAGTTTGAAAACAACCTTGAGAGAGAA AAAATGTGCGGCCACCTGCGGCTGTTGAACATCGCGTGCGCTGCCAAAGCCAAACCTCGCCTGGTGACGCTGACGAAAGCATCCCGGGAGGCTGACCTTGCCTTCAGCCTGCTGGGAGGACAAGACAAAGGCTTCAGGGTCTTCATTGACGCCGTGGAGGCCGGGAGCAAGGCGGCGGAGGCCGGGCTCAAACGAGGGGATCAG ATCTTGGAGGTGAATGGGCAGAACTTCGAGAATGTCCAACTCAGCAAAGCCAATGAGATACTGAAGAACAACACGCACTTGTCCATAACTGTGAAAACCAACCTTttag TGTTTAAAGAGCTGCTAACCAGACCCGAGCAGGAGCTTCACGCCGACGTGGATGGCGAGGACGAGCACGACCGAAAGAACGGCGCGCCGCACCTGCCCAAGATTGGCGACATAAAAAAAGCCAGCCGCTACTCAATACCGGACCTGGCGGTTGATGTGGAGCAAGTGATGGGCCTGGAGAAGGCCAGCAAGAAGGTCAAGAGCAACTCGGTGGGCGGACGCAACAAGCTCAAGAAGATTTTTGACAAGACACTCACCAGCATCCTGCCTCCCAAACCTTACAA CGACGTTTGCGTGGGCCAGTCGCAGGACGACAGCATTGTGGGCATGAAGCAGTCCAAGCAGATCCCGCCGGCGCTCCCCGTCAGCGGCAACCTGTCATCGTCCAACCCCGACCTGCTCCAGTCGCACCACCGCATTCTGGACTTCAGCAACCAACCCG TGCCGGTCAACCTGA ATATGTCTGACCAGGTGCTGCGGGTCTTTAAAGCGGACCAGCAGTCGCGTTACATCATGATTGGCAAGGACACCACAGCCAAGGAGGTAGTGGCCCAGGCCATCCGCGAGTTTGCGCTGACAGCCGCGCCCGAGGCCTATTCGCTGTGCGAGGTATCGGTCACACCCGAGGGCGTCATCAAGCAGAGGCGGCTGCCCGACCAGCTCTCAAAGCTAGCCGACAGGATACAGCTGAGCGGAAG GTACTACCTAAAGAGCAACATGGAGACAGAGACGCTGTGCTCGGACGAGGACGCCCAGGACCTCCTTCGCGAGGGCCAGATCTCGCTGCTGCAGCTGAGCACGGTGGAGGTGGCCACGCAACTGTCCATGCGCGCCTTCCAGCTCTTCTGCGCCATCGAGCCCACCGAGTACATCGACGACCTGTTCAAACTTCGACCCAAGGCGGGCGGCGCCGCCAGCCTCAAGCGCTTCGAGGAGGCCATCAACCACGAGACCTTCTGGGTGGCCACAGAGGTCACGCGGGAGGCCAATCAGCTCAAGCGCATGAAGACCATCAAGCACTTCATCAAGATTGCGCTGCACTGCCGCGAATGCAAGAACTTCAACTCCATGTTTGCCATTATCAG CGGTTTGAACTTGGCTCCCGTCTCCCGCCTTCGAGGAACGTGGGAGAAGCTGCCCAGCAAGTACGAGAAGCTCTTTGGCGATCTGCAGGACTTGTTCGATCCCTCCAGGAACATGGCTAAGTACCGAAACGTCCTCAACAACCAGAACCTGCAGCCGCCCATCATCCCGCTCTTTCCTGTCATCAAGAAGGACCTGACCTTCCTGCACGAAG GTAACGACTCCAAAGTTGACGGCCTAGTGAACTTTGAGAAGCTGCGAATGATCGCCAAAGAAATCCGCCACGTGGGCCGCATGGCCTCGGTCAACATGGACCCTAACCTCATGTTCAGGACAAG GAAGAAGAAGTGGAGAAGTTTAGG CTCCTTAAGTCAAGGCAGCGCCAACGCAGCCGTGCTGGACGTTAACCAGGCGGGCGGCCACAGGAAGCGCGTGCGACGCAGTTCCTTCCTCAACGCCAAGAAGCTGTACGAGGATGCACAGATGGCTCGCAAGGTCAAGCAGTACCTGGGCAACCTCAGTCTGGAGACCAATGAGGAGAGCCTGCAGACGCTCTCTCTGCAATGCGAACCCTCTGTCAGCACAC TGCCCAAGAACTCAGGGGTCCGCCGTGCCgacacttcccccgtggtgtccaGAGCGGCCAGCCAGCAGAGGGGGCAACTGGCCAAAGGCTCCCAGGCCCTGCAGGTGCCCGCCGTGGCCCTGTACCCATCGCGCAAGAAGGTGCCTGTAAAGGACCTGCCTCCCTTTG GCACCAGCTCCCCTCACTCGCTGAAGAAAATCCTGTCTCTGTCGGAAGAGGCCAGCGAGCGCCATCGCAGACATCCCGACGATGCCACAGCGTCCAACGCCACCTCGCAGCTCTCCTCTCCGCCCGGCTCACCACAGAGCTCCCCCAAGAAGG GTTTCAACCGCATTGGCGACTCGTACTCTGACTGCAGTCAGAGTGGGATGTCGTCTCGCTCCAGCCTTCTCAGCAACTTGTCTTTCGAGGACGAGCGGCGCCTGAGGCATTCGGGGGGCGTCGGCGAGTCCCATGTCGGTGGAATGCGCCTAGAACGGCGAGCCGCCACCGATCCCGACCAGTATAGTCTAGG GTCGTACTCGTCGATGCAGGACTGTAGGGGCATCTATGTGGGCTGCCCTACGGTGTTGTCGTCACCCAGCTCTGAGGAGCTGACCCAGGACCAGGGGGATCGCGTGTCCCTGGACGCGGCCGATAGCGGGCGCGGCTCCTGGACCTCTTGCTCGTCCGGTTCCCACGACAACATCCAGACCATGCAGCAAGGCCGCAGCTGGGAAACACTGGCCTTCAGTGGGGGGCTCCCGCCCGTCGGCGGTCCGGAGGCCCTACTGTGGGCGGCGCAGACACGGGGCAGCTGGGCGTCTGCCGGCTCCTCTTCATCATCGTCTGCCGCCTACTGGGGCGAAGACTCAGAAGGTGACACGGGCACCATCAAGAGGCGAGGCGGTAAAGACGTCAACGCAGACGCCGAGACCAGCAGCATCACGTCCACCGGGTCAGAGGAAGCTAAGCAGACGGGGAGGCCCTCACCCGTCACCGTTGCCTGTAAAGGACTCCTAT CTCGGAAAGAGGGGCGATATCGCGAGCCTCCCCCAACGCCGCCGGGCTACACAGCACTGACCATTTCCGACCTGGCGGATGGCCAGTCGGCGCCCCCTCCCGGACCGAATTCCACCACATCTGCGACGCCGACAAGCCGCCGTCCTCCCGACTACACTACGGCGCTGCAGCGCTCGCGCATGATCACGCAATCCCCCGACTCGCAGGCCCATCAAGCGGCGTCCAAGCAGAGGACCAGCAACCTCCGGTGCGTCCGGGATGACGATGACGAGGCGGCGGCCGAagcggaggaagaggagggtgagTCTCCTAAACTAGTCGCTCTGAGGAAGCCGAGGGCGCAGCGTACCCCCCGGCCCCCCCGACCTTGA
- the LOC133155377 gene encoding rap guanine nucleotide exchange factor 2-like isoform X6 — translation MIVVDYMDENEEYFQRQASHRQSRRRFRKINQKGERQTIIDTVDPYPAGKPPMARGYRTLPADFSRLHLADGLHPQVTHVSSSHSGCSITSDSGSSSLSDIYQATENESGDMDLSGLPETAVDSEEDDDEEDIERASDPLMSRDIVRDCLEKDPMDRTDDDIEQLLEFMHQLPAFANMTMSVRRELCAVMVFAVVERAGTIVLNDGEELDSWSVILNGSVEVTYPEGRTEILCMGNSFGVSPTMEKEYMKGAMKTKVDDCQFVCIAQQDYCCILNQVEKNMQKVEEEGEIVMVKEHRELDRTGTRKGHIVIKGTPERLTMHLVEEHSVVDPTYIEDFLLTYRTFLSSPMVVGKKLLEWFHDPSLRDKVTRVVLLWVNNHFNDFEGDAAMTHFLEEFENNLEREKMCGHLRLLNIACAAKAKPRLVTLTKASREADLAFSLLGGQDKGFRVFIDAVEAGSKAAEAGLKRGDQILEVNGQNFENVQLSKANEILKNNTHLSITVKTNLLVFKELLTRPEQELHADVDGEDEHDRKNGAPHLPKIGDIKKASRYSIPDLAVDVEQVMGLEKASKKVKSNSVGGRNKLKKIFDKTLTSILPPKPYNDVCVGQSQDDSIVGMKQSKQIPPALPVSGNLSSSNPDLLQSHHRILDFSNQPVPVNLNMSDQVLRVFKADQQSRYIMIGKDTTAKEVVAQAIREFALTAAPEAYSLCEVSVTPEGVIKQRRLPDQLSKLADRIQLSGRYYLKSNMETETLCSDEDAQDLLREGQISLLQLSTVEVATQLSMRAFQLFCAIEPTEYIDDLFKLRPKAGGAASLKRFEEAINHETFWVATEVTREANQLKRMKTIKHFIKIALHCRECKNFNSMFAIISGLNLAPVSRLRGTWEKLPSKYEKLFGDLQDLFDPSRNMAKYRNVLNNQNLQPPIIPLFPVIKKDLTFLHEGNDSKVDGLVNFEKLRMIAKEIRHVGRMASVNMDPNLMFRTRKKKWRSLGSLSQGSANAAVLDVNQAGGHRKRVRRSSFLNAKKLYEDAQMARKVKQYLGNLSLETNEESLQTLSLQCEPSVSTLPKNSGVRRADTSPVVSRAASQQRGQLAKGSQALQVPAVALYPSRKKVPVKDLPPFGTSSPHSLKKILSLSEEASERHRRHPDDATASNATSQLSSPPGSPQSSPKKGFNRIGDSYSDCSQSGMSSRSSLLSNLSFEDERRLRHSGGVGESHVGGMRLERRAATDPDQYSLGSYSSMQDCRGIYVGCPTVLSSPSSEELTQDQGDRVSLDAADSGRGSWTSCSSGSHDNIQTMQQGRSWETLAFSGGLPPVGGPEALLWAAQTRGSWASAGSSSSSSAAYWGEDSEGDTGTIKRRGGKDVNADAETSSITSTGSEEAKQTGRPSPVTVACKGLLSRKEGRYREPPPTPPGYTALTISDLADGQSAPPPGPNSTTSATPTSRRPPDYTTALQRSRMITQSPDSQAHQAASKQRTSNLRCVRDDDDEAAAEAEEEEGESPKLVALRKPRAQRTPRPPRP, via the exons ATGATTGTG GTGGACTATATGGATGAGAATGAGGAGTACTTTCAGAGACAAGCCTCCCACCGCCAGTCCCGCCGCCGCTTTCGGAAGATCAACCAGAAAGGCGAACGgcagaccatcattgacacaGTGGATCCGTACCCCGCCGGGAAGCCGCCCATGGCCCGGGGCTACCGCACG ttacCCGCAGACTTCAGCCGACTTCATCTGGCCGACGGCTTGCACCCACAGGTGACGCACGTGTCCTCCAGCCACTCAGGATGTAGTATCACCAGCGACTCGGGAAGCAGCAGCCTGTCTGATATCTATCAG GCCACCGAGAACGAATCGGGTGACATGGACCTGAGCGGCCTGCCTGAGACTGCCGTCGACTCTGAGGAGGATGACGATGAAGAAGACATTGAGCGAGCGTCAGACCCTCTCATGAGCCGGGACATTGTCCGAGACTGCCTGGAGAAGGACCCCATGGACAGGACGGATGACGACATAG AGCAATTACTGGAGTTCATGCATCAGCTGCCGGCCTTCGCCAACATGACCATGTCAGTGCGGCGTGAACTGTGTGCCGTCATGGTGTTCGCAGTGGTTGAGCGCGCCGGTACCATTGTTCTCAACGACGGCGAGGAG CTCGACTCTTGGTCCGTGATTTTGAACGGCTCCGTGGAGGTGACATACCCCGAGGGGCGCACGGAGATCCTGTGCATGGGCAACAGTTTTGGGGTGTCGCCCACCATGGAGAAGGAGTACATGAAGGGGGCCATGAAGACCAAGGTGGACGACTGCCAG tttgtgTGCATAGCCCAGCAAGACTACTGCTGCATCCTGAACCAAGTGGAGAAGAACATGCAGAAGGTGGAAGAGGAAGGCGAGATCGTCATGGTCAAGGAGCACAGAGAACTGGACCGAACCGGCACCAGGAAAGGACACATAGTCATCAAG GGCACTCCGGAGCGTCTGACCATGCACCTGGTGGAGGAGCACTCGGTGGTTGATCCTACCTACATTGAGGACTTCCTTTTGACGTACAGGACATTCCTATCCAGCCCTATGGTGGTGGGCAAGAAGTTGCTGGAGTGGTTCCACGACCCCAGTCTCAGGGACAAG gtCACACGGGTGGTTTTGTTGTGGGTGAATAACCACTTCAATGATTTTGAGGGTGACGCTGCAATGACTCACTTCCTGGAGGAGTTTGAAAACAACCTTGAGAGAGAA AAAATGTGCGGCCACCTGCGGCTGTTGAACATCGCGTGCGCTGCCAAAGCCAAACCTCGCCTGGTGACGCTGACGAAAGCATCCCGGGAGGCTGACCTTGCCTTCAGCCTGCTGGGAGGACAAGACAAAGGCTTCAGGGTCTTCATTGACGCCGTGGAGGCCGGGAGCAAGGCGGCGGAGGCCGGGCTCAAACGAGGGGATCAG ATCTTGGAGGTGAATGGGCAGAACTTCGAGAATGTCCAACTCAGCAAAGCCAATGAGATACTGAAGAACAACACGCACTTGTCCATAACTGTGAAAACCAACCTTttag TGTTTAAAGAGCTGCTAACCAGACCCGAGCAGGAGCTTCACGCCGACGTGGATGGCGAGGACGAGCACGACCGAAAGAACGGCGCGCCGCACCTGCCCAAGATTGGCGACATAAAAAAAGCCAGCCGCTACTCAATACCGGACCTGGCGGTTGATGTGGAGCAAGTGATGGGCCTGGAGAAGGCCAGCAAGAAGGTCAAGAGCAACTCGGTGGGCGGACGCAACAAGCTCAAGAAGATTTTTGACAAGACACTCACCAGCATCCTGCCTCCCAAACCTTACAA CGACGTTTGCGTGGGCCAGTCGCAGGACGACAGCATTGTGGGCATGAAGCAGTCCAAGCAGATCCCGCCGGCGCTCCCCGTCAGCGGCAACCTGTCATCGTCCAACCCCGACCTGCTCCAGTCGCACCACCGCATTCTGGACTTCAGCAACCAACCCG TGCCGGTCAACCTGA ATATGTCTGACCAGGTGCTGCGGGTCTTTAAAGCGGACCAGCAGTCGCGTTACATCATGATTGGCAAGGACACCACAGCCAAGGAGGTAGTGGCCCAGGCCATCCGCGAGTTTGCGCTGACAGCCGCGCCCGAGGCCTATTCGCTGTGCGAGGTATCGGTCACACCCGAGGGCGTCATCAAGCAGAGGCGGCTGCCCGACCAGCTCTCAAAGCTAGCCGACAGGATACAGCTGAGCGGAAG GTACTACCTAAAGAGCAACATGGAGACAGAGACGCTGTGCTCGGACGAGGACGCCCAGGACCTCCTTCGCGAGGGCCAGATCTCGCTGCTGCAGCTGAGCACGGTGGAGGTGGCCACGCAACTGTCCATGCGCGCCTTCCAGCTCTTCTGCGCCATCGAGCCCACCGAGTACATCGACGACCTGTTCAAACTTCGACCCAAGGCGGGCGGCGCCGCCAGCCTCAAGCGCTTCGAGGAGGCCATCAACCACGAGACCTTCTGGGTGGCCACAGAGGTCACGCGGGAGGCCAATCAGCTCAAGCGCATGAAGACCATCAAGCACTTCATCAAGATTGCGCTGCACTGCCGCGAATGCAAGAACTTCAACTCCATGTTTGCCATTATCAG CGGTTTGAACTTGGCTCCCGTCTCCCGCCTTCGAGGAACGTGGGAGAAGCTGCCCAGCAAGTACGAGAAGCTCTTTGGCGATCTGCAGGACTTGTTCGATCCCTCCAGGAACATGGCTAAGTACCGAAACGTCCTCAACAACCAGAACCTGCAGCCGCCCATCATCCCGCTCTTTCCTGTCATCAAGAAGGACCTGACCTTCCTGCACGAAG GTAACGACTCCAAAGTTGACGGCCTAGTGAACTTTGAGAAGCTGCGAATGATCGCCAAAGAAATCCGCCACGTGGGCCGCATGGCCTCGGTCAACATGGACCCTAACCTCATGTTCAGGACAAG GAAGAAGAAGTGGAGAAGTTTAGG CTCCTTAAGTCAAGGCAGCGCCAACGCAGCCGTGCTGGACGTTAACCAGGCGGGCGGCCACAGGAAGCGCGTGCGACGCAGTTCCTTCCTCAACGCCAAGAAGCTGTACGAGGATGCACAGATGGCTCGCAAGGTCAAGCAGTACCTGGGCAACCTCAGTCTGGAGACCAATGAGGAGAGCCTGCAGACGCTCTCTCTGCAATGCGAACCCTCTGTCAGCACAC TGCCCAAGAACTCAGGGGTCCGCCGTGCCgacacttcccccgtggtgtccaGAGCGGCCAGCCAGCAGAGGGGGCAACTGGCCAAAGGCTCCCAGGCCCTGCAGGTGCCCGCCGTGGCCCTGTACCCATCGCGCAAGAAGGTGCCTGTAAAGGACCTGCCTCCCTTTG GCACCAGCTCCCCTCACTCGCTGAAGAAAATCCTGTCTCTGTCGGAAGAGGCCAGCGAGCGCCATCGCAGACATCCCGACGATGCCACAGCGTCCAACGCCACCTCGCAGCTCTCCTCTCCGCCCGGCTCACCACAGAGCTCCCCCAAGAAGG GTTTCAACCGCATTGGCGACTCGTACTCTGACTGCAGTCAGAGTGGGATGTCGTCTCGCTCCAGCCTTCTCAGCAACTTGTCTTTCGAGGACGAGCGGCGCCTGAGGCATTCGGGGGGCGTCGGCGAGTCCCATGTCGGTGGAATGCGCCTAGAACGGCGAGCCGCCACCGATCCCGACCAGTATAGTCTAGG GTCGTACTCGTCGATGCAGGACTGTAGGGGCATCTATGTGGGCTGCCCTACGGTGTTGTCGTCACCCAGCTCTGAGGAGCTGACCCAGGACCAGGGGGATCGCGTGTCCCTGGACGCGGCCGATAGCGGGCGCGGCTCCTGGACCTCTTGCTCGTCCGGTTCCCACGACAACATCCAGACCATGCAGCAAGGCCGCAGCTGGGAAACACTGGCCTTCAGTGGGGGGCTCCCGCCCGTCGGCGGTCCGGAGGCCCTACTGTGGGCGGCGCAGACACGGGGCAGCTGGGCGTCTGCCGGCTCCTCTTCATCATCGTCTGCCGCCTACTGGGGCGAAGACTCAGAAGGTGACACGGGCACCATCAAGAGGCGAGGCGGTAAAGACGTCAACGCAGACGCCGAGACCAGCAGCATCACGTCCACCGGGTCAGAGGAAGCTAAGCAGACGGGGAGGCCCTCACCCGTCACCGTTGCCTGTAAAGGACTCCTAT CTCGGAAAGAGGGGCGATATCGCGAGCCTCCCCCAACGCCGCCGGGCTACACAGCACTGACCATTTCCGACCTGGCGGATGGCCAGTCGGCGCCCCCTCCCGGACCGAATTCCACCACATCTGCGACGCCGACAAGCCGCCGTCCTCCCGACTACACTACGGCGCTGCAGCGCTCGCGCATGATCACGCAATCCCCCGACTCGCAGGCCCATCAAGCGGCGTCCAAGCAGAGGACCAGCAACCTCCGGTGCGTCCGGGATGACGATGACGAGGCGGCGGCCGAagcggaggaagaggagggtgagTCTCCTAAACTAGTCGCTCTGAGGAAGCCGAGGGCGCAGCGTACCCCCCGGCCCCCCCGACCTTGA